The following are from one region of the Actinoplanes sp. L3-i22 genome:
- the fliL gene encoding flagellar basal body-associated protein FliL: MADEKDTTAEAPKKSKKMMMIVIAAALVVLGGGGAGAFFMLRGDSAQAAPTKGIVTAADSSITVNLADGHYLKLGFALQQTDVSTEAVDLNEAYELAIDEYTGVKIADLATEEGRAKLKADLLTKLVKAYTVDGKQEVMDIYYTSFVTQ; the protein is encoded by the coding sequence ATGGCGGACGAGAAGGACACGACGGCGGAAGCGCCCAAGAAGTCCAAGAAGATGATGATGATCGTGATCGCGGCGGCCCTGGTGGTCCTGGGCGGCGGTGGGGCCGGAGCGTTCTTCATGCTCCGGGGTGACTCGGCTCAGGCGGCGCCGACGAAGGGCATCGTCACCGCGGCCGACAGCAGCATCACGGTCAACCTGGCCGACGGGCACTACCTGAAGCTCGGCTTCGCCCTGCAGCAGACCGACGTCAGCACCGAGGCGGTCGACCTGAACGAGGCGTACGAGCTGGCGATCGACGAGTACACCGGTGTGAAGATCGCCGACCTCGCCACCGAGGAGGGCCGGGCCAAGCTCAAGGCGGACCTGCTGACGAAGCTGGTCAAGGCCTACACGGTGGACGGTAAGCAGGAGGTCATGGACATCTACTACACCTCCTTCGTGACGCAGTAA